AGAGACTCGACCACCGCCCAAAAAGAATCGGAAACTTCCCACGACTGGATTTTTGCCATAATGTCTCCATGACTATGATTAACAATGAGACATTATAGCTAAAAATTCTGTCTATGTAAATATTATTTACGAATAAGCTCTAAATCTTCTTCAGGAGCACGACCCTGTACATTCCGCCTAAAATACTCGGTTCATCATGAACGATTCTTACAGGCAGGCCTTTAAGAATGTCGCCAAGACGGCGGTTGATATCGGTGCCGGCAAGCGTTGAGCCAAGATTGGCCAGGCGGCGGCGGAGGGCCGGTTTCGCGCCGTCCGGAAGGAACTTGTCGAAAATGACGATCCTGCCGTTTGGCCGGAGAACCCGAAGGGCTTCGGCCATGCATTTACCCGGATCGGGAACGACGCTCAAAATAAGGTTCATCAAAATAACGTCGAAAGTGCCGTCCGCAAAGGCCATGTCCATGGCGTCGCCCTGCAGAAGGGAAATATCCCGGCCCGGCAGAGGAAGCTTCGCTTTTGCGCGGGTAAGCATCGGTTCGCTTATGTCGGTTCCCACGGCGCTCACGCCCTGTGGCAAAAGCGGCAAATCGGAACCCGTACCGACGCCGACCAGGAGAACTTTTTCGCCCGGTTGCAGAGTGGCCACGGCAATCGATCTTACTCGCCCCTTGTTGAAAAAGCCGCCCAATACCGCGTCGTAGACCGGGGACCAAATTTTATAGATCATGCGGTTGTATTGATTGGTGAGTTTCATGACGCTCCCTTCTGAAATTGACCCGGTATGGCGCCCCCGGTTTTCTTGGACACTTTCCCTTACAGGAAATCTGTGTCCAAGAAAACCGGGGGCGCTATAGTGCGAACAAAATCCCTGAAAAAAATAAGGTAAATCATTGACAAGGCGGCTTATTGGGGCCATATTGATTTTGCTCGTGTGAGCATTACAGGAGGCAAGGCCATGACCCGACCGAGAAAATGCCGATTCGTGGAAAATTCGCCCACGGTGGACTACTTCAAGCCTCGCGGGGTTCCCATGGGCCTTTTGAAAGAGGTCAGGCTCTCGGTGGAAGGCTTCGAGGCACTGAGGCTTTCTGAAATCATGGGTCTTGACCAGGACGAAGCGGCGGTACGCATGAAAATTTCCCGCCACACCTTTGGCCGCGTTCTGGCAATGGCGCGGAAGACAGTGGCGGAGGCCGTGGTTCTTGGCATGGCCCTTCGCATAGAAGGGGGGGCCTTTACGGTGGAAGGCGCGGAAAGCACCTACGAGGTCCCCGGAAAAATGGGCGGAATATGCCGCATGGAAGACAAAACCGAAGGATTGGAGAACAGCATGTCCGTGATTGCCATTTCAAGCGAAGGCCCAAGCCTCGACGACCTGGTTGACCCCCGTTTCGGGCGGGCCGCCGGTTTCGTCATATTCGACACCCAGACGAAGGTTCACAGTTATCTTGACAACGGCTCATCACAGGCCAGGGCCCAGGGAGCGGGAATCCAGGCTGCCGAAATTGTGGCTGATGCGGAAGCCTCCGTGGTGCTTACCGGCTACGTCGGCCCCAAGGCGTTTCAGGCTCTGACCGCAGTTGGAATTAAGGTGGTGCAGGATTTGGGCGGAATCACGGTGAGAGAGGCCTTGAGGCGCTGCGCCGAAGGCGGCGTGGAATTCGCCGAAGGCCCTAACAGATAGGCTCTTTCGCCTGCCGCTTTGCAGGCGATTTTCGTTTCGGAAAGGAAACCGGCATGATTGTTGCCGTTGCAAGCGGCAAGGGCGGAACAGGCAAGACCACGGTTTCGGCCTCCCTGGCCTCGGTCTGGGACAAGGGCGTCACCGCCGTTGACCTGGACGTGGAGGAACCCAACCTTCATCTATTTTTAAAGCCGGAAATCTCCGGGAGCGCCCCCGCGAACCTCGAAACGCCGGTGGCGGACGAGAGCCTGTGCAATCTGTGCCGGGCCTGCTCGCATTTCTGCCAGTACAAGGCCATCACAGTGATGGGCAAGATTTTGATGATCTTTCCCGAAATGTGCCACGGCTGCGGAGGCTGCATCGCGGGCTGCCCCCAGAAGGCGCTTTCGGCGGGAAGCCGGGAGCTTGGCGAGATTTTATGGGGCAAAAGCGGCAAGATCGATTTCCTCATGGGCCGACTCCGGGTGGGCGAGGCCATGAGCCCACCCCTCATGCGGCTCGTCAAGTCGCGGCTTTCGGAAATGATTACCGTTCATCCGACGGACGCCATAATCGACTGCCCGCCCGGCGTGAGCTGTCCGGCCATCAATTCGGTGATGGACGCGGACGTGATCGTCCTGGTGACGGAGCCCACTCCCTTCGGATTTTATGACTTCAAGCTGGCTATAGAGGCGTTTGCCCCTCTTGAAAAGCCAATGGGCGCTGTCATCAACCGGGCAGGAGTGGGGGAAAACAGCGTTTACGGATTCTGCGCGGAAAAGGGCATACCCATCCTGGCGGAAATCCCCTACGACAGGGCCGTTGCGGAGGCCTACTCCAAAGGGCTGGTGGTGGCCGAGGCGTCGGAACGGATGAAAACGACCTTCCTGGGCCTTGCGGAAAAAATCCGTGGGCTTGCCGGGGGAAAGGGGGCTTTCCGTGCCTGAGATTGTCATTTTAAGCGGCAAGGGCGGCACCGGCAAGACATCCCTCACCGCAGCCTTCGCGCATCTGGCAAAAAACAAGGTGCTTTGCGACCTGGACGTGGACGCCCCGGACCTGCATCTTATCCTCAAACCCGAAAACCTTGAAACCGGCGAGTTCTTTTCCGGCAACGAGGCCATCATCAACCAAAACCTCTGCACTGGCTGCGGCATCTGCCGGGACATGTGCCGCTACGGCGCGGTAA
This region of Deltaproteobacteria bacterium genomic DNA includes:
- a CDS encoding methyltransferase domain-containing protein; this encodes MKLTNQYNRMIYKIWSPVYDAVLGGFFNKGRVRSIAVATLQPGEKVLLVGVGTGSDLPLLPQGVSAVGTDISEPMLTRAKAKLPLPGRDISLLQGDAMDMAFADGTFDVILMNLILSVVPDPGKCMAEALRVLRPNGRIVIFDKFLPDGAKPALRRRLANLGSTLAGTDINRRLGDILKGLPVRIVHDEPSILGGMYRVVLLKKI
- a CDS encoding DUF134 domain-containing protein, producing the protein MTRPRKCRFVENSPTVDYFKPRGVPMGLLKEVRLSVEGFEALRLSEIMGLDQDEAAVRMKISRHTFGRVLAMARKTVAEAVVLGMALRIEGGAFTVEGAESTYEVPGKMGGICRMEDKTEGLENSMSVIAISSEGPSLDDLVDPRFGRAAGFVIFDTQTKVHSYLDNGSSQARAQGAGIQAAEIVADAEASVVLTGYVGPKAFQALTAVGIKVVQDLGGITVREALRRCAEGGVEFAEGPNR
- a CDS encoding ATP-binding protein translates to MIVAVASGKGGTGKTTVSASLASVWDKGVTAVDLDVEEPNLHLFLKPEISGSAPANLETPVADESLCNLCRACSHFCQYKAITVMGKILMIFPEMCHGCGGCIAGCPQKALSAGSRELGEILWGKSGKIDFLMGRLRVGEAMSPPLMRLVKSRLSEMITVHPTDAIIDCPPGVSCPAINSVMDADVIVLVTEPTPFGFYDFKLAIEAFAPLEKPMGAVINRAGVGENSVYGFCAEKGIPILAEIPYDRAVAEAYSKGLVVAEASERMKTTFLGLAEKIRGLAGGKGAFRA